The Candidatus Tectomicrobia bacterium genome includes a region encoding these proteins:
- the dinB gene encoding DNA polymerase IV, which translates to MDETSGSAGEAPRPREPSPRLIAHVDMDAFFVAVERRDDPSLLGKPVLVGGVGGRGVVAAASYEARRFGVRSAMPMAQARRLCPGALVLPGRHARYSAVSHEVMEALRGFTPVLEIVSVDEAYLDLTGTARLHGPPFLAAARIRRAVLDATGCPASIGVASNRMMSKVASELAKPAGVLAVLPGREAALLAPLRVETLPGVGQVTAARLKGFGVRTVADLAALPLSFLEDHFKSAGSWLHRMARGGDDAPLVTESAPKSIGRETTFREDIGDPARLEAALSELAEQAAARARKKGLCGRGVTLKIRFADFTTHTRACVLDPPSNLDRDVTRAALRLLRGALESLSLGRRVRLVGAYLTGLEPAGLQPSLLPEASREREERLTESVDAVRARFGFGALVTHKAIEGMEREDSRPRKGR; encoded by the coding sequence GAGCCCTCCCCCCGCCTCATCGCCCACGTGGACATGGACGCCTTCTTCGTGGCGGTGGAGCGGCGGGACGACCCCTCCCTCCTCGGCAAGCCCGTGCTGGTGGGCGGCGTGGGGGGGCGCGGGGTGGTGGCCGCCGCCTCCTACGAGGCCCGCAGGTTCGGCGTCCGCTCCGCCATGCCCATGGCCCAGGCGCGCCGCCTGTGCCCGGGCGCCCTCGTCCTCCCCGGCCGGCACGCCCGCTACTCCGCCGTCTCCCATGAAGTGATGGAGGCGCTGCGGGGCTTCACCCCCGTCCTCGAGATCGTCTCGGTGGACGAGGCCTACCTCGACCTCACCGGCACCGCCCGCCTGCACGGCCCGCCCTTCCTGGCGGCGGCCCGCATCCGCCGGGCCGTCCTGGACGCCACCGGCTGCCCGGCCTCGATCGGGGTGGCCTCGAACCGCATGATGTCCAAGGTGGCCTCTGAGCTCGCGAAGCCCGCGGGGGTCCTGGCCGTCCTCCCCGGGCGGGAGGCGGCCCTCCTCGCCCCCCTCAGGGTGGAGACCCTCCCCGGGGTGGGGCAGGTGACGGCCGCCCGGCTCAAGGGCTTCGGGGTGCGTACGGTGGCGGACCTGGCCGCTCTCCCCCTCTCCTTCCTCGAGGACCACTTCAAGAGCGCCGGGAGCTGGCTCCACCGGATGGCCCGGGGCGGGGACGACGCCCCCCTCGTCACCGAGAGCGCCCCCAAGAGCATCGGCCGGGAGACCACCTTCCGGGAGGACATCGGGGACCCCGCCCGGCTCGAGGCGGCCCTCTCGGAGCTGGCCGAGCAGGCCGCGGCGCGCGCCCGCAAGAAAGGCCTCTGCGGCCGGGGCGTGACCCTCAAGATCCGCTTCGCCGACTTCACCACACACACCCGCGCCTGCGTCCTCGATCCCCCCTCCAACCTGGACCGGGACGTGACGCGCGCCGCCCTGCGCCTCCTGCGCGGGGCGCTGGAGTCGCTCTCCCTCGGGCGGCGGGTGCGCCTCGTGGGGGCCTACCTCACCGGCCTCGAGCCGGCGGGCCTCCAGCCCTCCCTGCTGCCCGAGGCGTCGCGCGAGCGCGAGGAGCGCCTGACCGAGAGCGTGGACGCCGTCCGCGCCCGCTTCGGCTTCGGCGCCCTCGTGACGCATAAGGCGATCGAGGGGATGGAGAGGGAGGATTCTCGCCCTCGCAAAGGACGATAA
- a CDS encoding RES family NAD+ phosphorylase, which translates to MPKSKSLRGFWEFERLISHQTRYVHGSEVKEFLDWILRTSKNRIELLPQHNKPWRARLGYDDDGDHLIGLSPKEMKPLANRAKEGRANPKGIPCLYLSTDRDTAMAEIRPWLDSLISVAQFTTLRELQIINCTLHKENKRPWTIGMKDKLTPEEREEVLWWDIDKAFSRPVTLSDDTADYVPSQIIADLFRVNGYDGIAYRSSLGEGHNIALFDLNSAELINCQVFELKSLSHEFRERNNPYFVKVHPQKKATRKR; encoded by the coding sequence ATGCCAAAATCTAAGTCTCTCCGGGGATTTTGGGAATTTGAACGCTTGATTTCGCACCAAACTCGATATGTGCATGGATCTGAAGTTAAAGAATTCCTCGATTGGATTTTGCGTACGAGCAAGAACCGCATTGAACTCCTTCCACAGCACAATAAACCCTGGCGAGCACGTCTCGGATATGATGATGACGGCGATCATCTAATTGGTCTTTCGCCAAAGGAGATGAAGCCACTCGCCAATCGAGCAAAGGAGGGGCGTGCTAATCCAAAAGGAATTCCTTGCCTTTATCTTTCCACCGATCGAGACACCGCCATGGCGGAAATTCGCCCCTGGCTTGACTCACTCATTTCGGTGGCTCAGTTTACAACGCTTCGAGAGTTGCAAATCATAAACTGCACATTACACAAAGAGAACAAGCGCCCTTGGACTATTGGCATGAAGGACAAACTCACTCCGGAGGAACGCGAAGAGGTACTCTGGTGGGATATTGATAAAGCATTTTCTCGCCCGGTAACCTTGAGCGACGATACCGCCGATTACGTTCCCAGTCAGATCATCGCCGACCTTTTTAGGGTCAATGGGTACGACGGGATTGCCTACAGAAGTTCTCTGGGCGAAGGACACAACATCGCGTTGTTTGATTTGAATTCAGCCGAACTGATCAATTGCCAGGTATTTGAACTGAAAAGTCTCTCTCATGAATTCCGAGAGAGAAATAATCCCTATTTCGTCAAAGTACATCCCCAAAAAAAGGCAACTAGGAAACGTTGA
- a CDS encoding DMT family transporter, whose protein sequence is MDSTHALGLMFAASALAAWSCLSFFIRAALKDAPLLQTTATTTLCNAILVLPAAWLLLPASAFRPSRPGTYLLLALIAFFMIALSRLTYYFAIRRIGPSRSVPIAASTPVVTGLLAALFLGEPLSPRIFTGLALFVAGVTTVVRAGQSPAHAGPASRRDLLVGYLSAIATTFIWSSTGVMMKAAGKDMPPMAVAAMAIWLGAPMAWLIAWRFEPGLSPSRIPPGNWRWVFLAAVCQTVAIPSYSLAMNHTLAVNVSSITSMQPLLVILLARLFLREAENVNWRLLLGAAMTVSGTLTVVL, encoded by the coding sequence ATGGATTCGACGCACGCCCTCGGCCTCATGTTCGCCGCCTCCGCCCTGGCGGCGTGGTCGTGCCTCTCCTTCTTCATCCGGGCGGCCCTGAAGGACGCCCCCCTCCTCCAGACCACCGCCACGACCACGCTGTGCAACGCCATCCTGGTGCTGCCGGCCGCGTGGCTGCTGCTGCCCGCCTCGGCCTTCCGGCCCTCGCGCCCCGGGACCTACCTCCTCCTCGCCCTCATCGCCTTCTTCATGATCGCGCTCTCCCGGCTCACCTACTACTTCGCCATCCGGCGGATCGGCCCCAGCCGCTCCGTCCCCATCGCGGCCAGCACCCCGGTCGTCACGGGCCTGCTCGCCGCCCTGTTCCTGGGGGAGCCCCTCTCCCCGCGCATCTTCACCGGCCTGGCCCTCTTCGTCGCCGGCGTCACCACCGTGGTGCGGGCGGGGCAGTCCCCCGCGCACGCGGGCCCGGCCTCCCGGCGCGACCTGCTCGTGGGCTACCTCTCCGCCATCGCCACGACCTTCATCTGGAGCTCCACCGGCGTGATGATGAAGGCGGCGGGAAAGGACATGCCCCCCATGGCCGTGGCCGCCATGGCCATCTGGCTGGGGGCGCCCATGGCCTGGCTCATCGCCTGGAGGTTCGAGCCGGGCCTCTCGCCCTCGCGGATCCCCCCGGGCAACTGGCGGTGGGTCTTCCTGGCCGCCGTGTGCCAGACCGTGGCCATCCCCTCCTACAGCCTGGCCATGAACCACACCCTGGCCGTGAACGTCTCCTCGATCACCTCCATGCAGCCCCTCCTCGTCATCCTCCTCGCCCGCCTCTTCCTCCGGGAGGCCGAGAACGTGAACTGGCGCCTTCTGCTGGGGGCCGCCATGACCGTCTCGGGGACACTGACGGTGGTGCTCTAG
- a CDS encoding fructose 1,6-bisphosphatase, with translation MKITLSVIKADIGSVGGHIAPSSRLMEAVRAHVARAGKGLLLDSYVAFNGDDISILMAHARGENDEAVHRLAWEAFERGTVVAKEQGLYGAGQDLLKDAFSGNVKGLGPAVAEMEFEERPNEPFLFFAADKTDPGAYNLPLFLAFADVMNTPGLMLSPKMSKGFRFVIMDVNCVEGDRVIELNAPEDIYDIAALLRDPERFVVESVWARATGEQAAAVATSRLHNIAGTYTGKDDPVMLVRTQMSFPATGEVLAPFHIGHFVAGGMRGSHNMPLMPVTLNTPTSYFDGPPLVSCAAFAMHGGKLTEPMDTFAHPFWDTVRGRVSEKAMEMRRQGFFGAAMLPMSELEYTGVVEKLRALDARFLIRRSGREPAMAG, from the coding sequence ATGAAAATCACCCTCAGCGTCATCAAGGCCGACATCGGCTCGGTGGGCGGCCACATCGCCCCCTCGAGCCGCCTCATGGAGGCCGTCCGGGCCCACGTCGCCCGGGCGGGGAAGGGCCTCCTCCTCGACAGCTACGTCGCCTTCAACGGGGACGACATCTCCATCCTCATGGCCCACGCGCGCGGGGAGAACGACGAGGCCGTCCACCGCCTGGCCTGGGAGGCCTTCGAGCGGGGGACGGTGGTGGCCAAGGAGCAGGGGCTCTACGGGGCGGGGCAGGACCTGCTGAAGGACGCCTTCTCGGGCAACGTGAAGGGCCTGGGGCCCGCCGTCGCCGAGATGGAGTTCGAGGAGCGCCCGAACGAGCCTTTCCTCTTCTTCGCGGCCGACAAGACCGACCCCGGGGCCTACAACCTCCCCCTCTTCCTCGCCTTCGCCGACGTGATGAACACCCCGGGCCTCATGCTCTCGCCCAAGATGAGCAAGGGCTTCCGCTTCGTGATCATGGACGTGAACTGCGTCGAGGGCGACCGGGTCATCGAGCTGAACGCCCCCGAGGACATCTACGACATCGCCGCCCTGCTGCGGGACCCCGAGCGCTTCGTGGTCGAGTCCGTCTGGGCGCGGGCCACGGGCGAACAGGCCGCCGCCGTGGCCACCTCGCGCCTCCACAACATCGCGGGCACCTACACCGGCAAGGACGACCCGGTCATGCTCGTGCGCACCCAGATGAGCTTCCCCGCCACGGGCGAGGTGCTCGCCCCCTTCCACATCGGCCACTTTGTGGCGGGGGGCATGCGGGGCTCCCACAACATGCCCCTCATGCCCGTCACCCTGAACACCCCCACGAGCTACTTCGACGGCCCGCCCCTCGTGAGCTGCGCCGCCTTCGCCATGCACGGGGGCAAGCTCACCGAGCCGATGGACACCTTCGCCCACCCCTTCTGGGACACGGTGCGCGGCCGCGTCTCCGAGAAGGCGATGGAGATGCGGCGGCAGGGCTTCTTCGGCGCCGCCATGCTGCCGATGTCGGAGCTCGAGTACACCGGGGTGGTGGAGAAGCTGCGGGCGCTGGACGCCCGCTTCCTCATCCGCCGCAGCGGGCGGGAGCCCGCGATGGCCGGCTGA